The genomic DNA CAAGGACGACGAGACTGGCGAGCCCATCGATCCGCAGGTGATTTTCAAGGCGGTCGATGAACTGCCTGCCAGCGAAAAGGCGGTAGCGGCGCCCGAGCCTGTGGCGGCGGCCCCTGAAGCCAAGGCCAAGGACAGCAAGCCGGCCAAGCCAGCCAAACCGGCGGCCCCGCCCAAACCGCTGGAAGACTGAACTCATATCATGGCCCCAGGGTTGTTTGGGGCCTGATGTAACCATGATGGCTTCATCGCGATGCCGCGCTGAAGGTGCGCTTTGCGCGCCTGGCGCCGCTTGAGGGGGCTGCAGAGCAGCCCCGGCGATCACTTGCTGAACTGCATTCCAAGCCAATGATCGAGGCTCAATCGCCCGGCCCCTTTCAGCAGCAGTGGCAACAACGCTACCAGGTAGATCAAGGGCAATTTGAAGTTGCCAAAACCTTGGTCAGTAATCGTATATCCCTGGGCGAGCTCAGCCAGGCCCGACCAGTGCGCCGGCCAGTGCACCGCCGCAATTGCCACTACGGTCACCACCATCAGCCCCAATGACGCCAGCCGCGTCCCCAGGCCCAGCAACAGCAGCAACGGCAGTATCAACTCAGCCCACATCGACAGCTGCCAGTTCAGCTCTGCCGGCAGCTGGTTGAAGGGGAACGGGAAGCTGCCTTGAATGTCGCCGAACCAGTTGCTGGCGTTGAATTTCTCCAGGCCGGATTCAAAAAATTCCCAGGCCAGGAACAGCCGTAACGGCAGGTCGGCGCTCCAGGTTCCGAAGCGTTCGAAGGCGGACAGGGTGCGGGTCAAGGTAGTCATTTGCTGTTGTCTCTTCAGGAAAGGGTACGAGCGCTGCGGCGTTGTTGGCGGGCCAGCTTGGCGGTGAGCTTGACGGCGATAGCGCTGAACATCAGGGCGAACGCTAGCGGGTACCAGCCACCCATGGGGATGCGTTTGTAGAACGACAGGCAGAACACGGCCGCCAGCACCCACATGCCGCTGCTGTGCAGGGCCTGCCAGGTGCGACCGCCCAACAGCCGCATGGGGGCCTTGAAGGAGGTGGCGGTGAGCAGAAGCAGGAACAGGTAGCCGACGGTGCCGGGCAGGCTGGACGCGAATGTACGGCCGGCCCAGAACAGCTCGGGAAAATGCTGGGCATAGCGGTAGATCAACAAGCCATGCACGGTGTGGGAGAAAGCGAATGCCAGCCCTATGTAGCGTCGCTCCTGGAGAATGCGACGGCTTGATGTGCCTGGCAGCAACGTCACCAGCGACGACGCCAGAAACGCCAGCAGGAACAGCGCGAAGGAGCTGCGGGCGGTGGCACGGATGGCGCTGCGCAAACCGTCCGGGTCAGGTTGGCTGGCCAGCACCAAGGCGGTCATCGCCAGGGTAAGGGTGGCGAGGGCTGCGAACAGTTTCCAGCCGGAGGGTAAGGCAAGGGCTTTCATCAGGGGGCTCCCGGGGAGTGGTTGTGTGACCGGGAGTGTGTCGGGGTGGGGTATCTGCAGTGTGTCGGGGGAGATGGCGTTGTGTATCGAACTGTAGGTACATCGCTTGCCTGTTGCAGGCGCGACACAAGGCCGCTCCTGCAAAGCGTCGCATTTTTATTTCAGGCCAGTTCGATCTGAGCGCACAAACCGCCACTGTCGCGATTGCTCAGGGTCAGTCGACCACCCATGGCCTGGATCAACTGGTGGGCAATGGCCAGCCCCAGTCCGGTGCCGCCAGTGCTGCGATTGCGTGAACCCTCCACCCGGTAGAACGGCTTGAGCACTTCGTCCAGCTCGTCGCCGGGAATGCCAGGCCCGTTGTCGAGCACCCGGATCACGGTCATGCCACCCTCGCGACACACCTCAAGCTCCGCGGCGCCGGCAAACTTCAGGGCGTTGTCCACCAGGTTCACCAGCACTCGGCGAAGGGCATGGGGGCGGGTTTCCAGCAGGCTGCCAGTGCTGCCATGGCGCTGCACTTTGGCGCCGCTGTCCTGGTAGTCGAACACCAGGCTGTCGAGAAAGGCATCGAGGTTGACCCGGCACGGGGTTTCAGTGCTGGTATCCATGCTGCGGGCGTACGCTACGCCTTCGCGCACCAGGTGCTCCATCTCGCCCAGGTCGCTCCACAGCTTGTCCTTCTCGACCCCTTCGTCCATCACCTCGACACGCAGCTTCATACGTGTGATCGGCGTTTGCAGGTCGTGAGAGATCGCCGCCAGCAACTGCATGCGCTCCTTGAGGTGGGCGGCAATGCGCGCCTGCAGAGCGTTGAAGGCCACAGCGGCGTAGCGCACCTCTCGCGGGCCGCTTTCGTCCAGCTGTACGCCGGGCTTGTCCGGGTCCAGGTTGTCCACTGCGCGGGCCAGGCGGGTCAGAGGGCCTATGGCCAGGTGCACTGCCAACCAGGTGCACAGCAACAATACGGCCAGCTGGATCAGCAAAACCACGGGCAGCCAACGGGCCAACGGGACCGGCGATGGGGTGACGTCGATGGTCAGCGGTGCGCCGTCAGCCAGGTTCAGGTGTGCCTGGAAGTGGGCATTCGGGCCGGGGATATCCAGGAAGGTCAGGCGGTAGTCGCTACCGATGGCCTTGACGATCGAGTCGGCGGCCATGGGCGGGTCGTCGCTTGGCATCGCCGCACCCGTTACGCCAGCGTCCAGCCGATAGCGGTACGTGCGCCGCTCCAGGCGGGGCAGCCAGGCGGGGCGTTCAGCAGCGGGCAGGCGGTCGAGGATGGCCACCGAAGTGGCGACGTCCTGTTCCAGATTGCTGAGCATCATCGAGCGGCTGCTGATATAGCGCTCATAGGCCTGCAGGCTGAACGACAGCCCGTAGGCCAGCACCAATCCGGTGATGAAGATCAGTGCCAGGCGCGAGGCGAGGGTGCGCGGCCACTTCATGATGGCGACTCGAGCAATTGCACTGGCAGCGAGAACACATAACCTTCACTGCGCACTGTCTTGATGCAGCTGGGTTCGCGCGCGTCGTCGCCCAGGCGCTGGCGCAAGCGGCTGACCAGCAGGTCGATGGAGCGATCGAAGATATCGGCCTCGCGGCCCTGGGTCAGGTTGAGCAACTGCTCGCGGCTGAGCACCCGTTGTGGGTGGTCGAGGAACACGCGCAACAGGCGGTATTCGGCGCCACTGAGGGCCACCAGCGTGCCCTCGCGGTCGAGCAGGTGGCGCGCGGTTGTATCCAGACGCCACTGGCCGAAACCGATCAGGCGCCCGCTTTCGCTGATGGTCAGGTTGGGCGGCAACATGCGTGTGCGGCGCAGCACGGCATTGATGCGGGCCAGCAATTCGCGGGCTGAGAATGGCTTGGTCAGGTAATCGTCGGCGCCCATCTCCAGGCCGATGATGCGGTCAGTCTCGTCGTTGCGCGCGGTCAGCATCAGCACAGGCGTATTGCGGTGCTTGCCGGCGCGCAGTTCGCGGCACAGCAGCAGGCCGTCATCGCCCGGCATCATGATGTCGAGGACGATCAGGTCGACGCTGTTGGCTTCGAGGAAGGCGCGCATCTGCCGGCCATCGGCGACGATGCTGGTGCGCAGGCCATTCTTCTTGAGGTAGTTGCCGACCAGTTCGCGGATTTCGCGGTCGTCGTCGACGATCAGGATGTGATCGACATGTTCCATCGGTGGGGTCCTGTGCAAGGGGAATGGGCGCAGTGTACCGAGCAGGTATGAGCTTGCCTGCAGAGGTTTGTATTGCAGTGTATCTGGCCATGCAACAGATACAGCAGGAGGCAGGGCGCAGGGTCAGGCGACACATGCCTGATACCTGGCGAGCGTGAAATGGCTCTCACCGGGGAACACAACGCCCCACCCTCAGAAGATGCACAGGAGAGATGCCATGAACATGAAAACCCTCGCCAGCACCAGCCTGTTCGCCGCGCTCAGCTTCGGCGGCCTGGCTGCCCAGGCATCCACGCCGCCGATGGAGGACGCCAGCGTCATGCAGTACCGCTATGGCGACCGGCTTGATATCCAGAAAGTGCTGTCGGTGAAGGATGACCAGAGTGATGCCTGTGGCCTGGTCAACAGCCGCATGGATTACATCAACTCCCAGGGCCAGCGCCAGAGTGTGCAATACCGCACCTATGCCACGAGCGGTTGCCATGACAACTGAGCGCCGCATGCTGTTGAAAGTGGGCGGTGTGGCCATGGCGCTCTTCGGCCTGGGGCTGGCTGGCCATCTGGCGGCCCGCGACAGTTACGGGGCCATGCCATCGCTGTCCGGGGCCAGTCAGTGGCTCAACTCGCCAGCGCTGGATGCCACGCAACTCAAAGGCAAGGTAGTGCTGGTGGACTTCTGGACGTGGGACTGCATCAACTGCCAGCGCAGCCTGCCACATGTCAACGACTGGGCACGGCGGTACGCCGATCAGGGGCTGGTGGTGGTTGGTGTGCACACGCCGGAGTATGACTACGAGCATGATGTCAGTCAGTTGAAAAGCAAGGTGGCCCGCCTGGGGATCGCTTACCCGGTGGCGGTGGACAACGATCATCGGGTGTGGAATGCCTGGGGTAATCAGTTCTGGCCAGCGCACTACTTTGTCGATCGCCAGGGCCAAGTGCGGCATGTGCACTTTGGTGAAGGTGACTACGACGAGCAGGAGAGGGTGATAAAGGCGTTGCTGGATGAAAAAGGCTGAGGTGTTAGCCGTTCCTTTCGCGGGAAACCCGCCAAAGGAACGGTACTTGCTCAGATGAGGCTGGCGAAATGCGCCTGCATGCGCTCGGCATTGGCCTGGCGGCCACTGAACAGTTCGAACGCTTTCACCGCCTGGAACACGGCCATGTTGCTGCCATCCAGTGTCCGGCAGCCCAGTGCCCGTGCCGCGCGCAGCAGCTCGGTTTCCAGCGGGAAATAGATGATCTCCGCCACCCACAGCCGGGCATGCAGCAGCTCGACCGGCAGCGGCGTGCCCGGAAGTTTGGCCATGCCGACCGGCGTGGTGTTGACCAGCCCGTCCGCCTCGGCAATCTCAGCCGCCAAGTCTGTGCCCACAATGGCTCGATCTGCGCCGAAGTGGCCGTTGAGGTTGTCGACCAGTGCTTGTGCGCGCGCTGCGTCCACTTCGAACAGCACCAGCCGCTCGACCCCTTCGCCCAGCAACGCATGGGCCACTGCCGAGCCAGCACCGCCGGCACCCATCTGCACCACTTGCCGGCGCGCGACGTCGGGCAGGCCGCGACGCAAGCCCTCGGCGAAGCCCAGGCAGTCAGTGTTATGGCCCACACGCCTGCCGTCCTTGAGGACCACAGTGTTGACCGCACCGATACCCCTGGCCTCATCGGACAGTTCGTCGAGCAGTGGCAGGATCGCCTGCTTGAACGGGTAGGTGATATTGAGCCCGGTGAAGCCTGTGTGCTGGGCGGCTTCGAGCAATTGCGCCAAGGCGCTGTCGTCCAGCTGCAGTTGGTCGGCGTCAATCAAGCGATAGAGGTAGCGTAAGTCCTGCGCATCGCCTTCATGTTCATGCAGGGCAGGGGTGCGCGACAGCTGAATACCACGGCCGATCAGGCCGGCAAGGATGGCCGGCTGAGTCATGCTGCCTGCTCCTGGAACATTTCGGCGAAGTGCGCCAGAGCCATACGGTAGCCGTGGCTACCCAGACCGCAGATAACACCAACCGCGATCGACGAGACGAACGACAGGTGGCGGAACGGCTCGCGCTTGTGCACGTTTGAGAGGTGCACTTCGATCACAGGCAACTCGCTGGCGACCAGCGCGTCGCGGATGGCGACCGAGGTGTGGGTCCAGGCACCTG from Pseudomonas putida includes the following:
- a CDS encoding DoxX family protein, yielding MTTLTRTLSAFERFGTWSADLPLRLFLAWEFFESGLEKFNASNWFGDIQGSFPFPFNQLPAELNWQLSMWAELILPLLLLLGLGTRLASLGLMVVTVVAIAAVHWPAHWSGLAELAQGYTITDQGFGNFKLPLIYLVALLPLLLKGAGRLSLDHWLGMQFSK
- a CDS encoding ferric reductase-like transmembrane domain-containing protein, which codes for MKALALPSGWKLFAALATLTLAMTALVLASQPDPDGLRSAIRATARSSFALFLLAFLASSLVTLLPGTSSRRILQERRYIGLAFAFSHTVHGLLIYRYAQHFPELFWAGRTFASSLPGTVGYLFLLLLTATSFKAPMRLLGGRTWQALHSSGMWVLAAVFCLSFYKRIPMGGWYPLAFALMFSAIAVKLTAKLARQQRRSARTLS
- a CDS encoding sensor histidine kinase; this encodes MKWPRTLASRLALIFITGLVLAYGLSFSLQAYERYISSRSMMLSNLEQDVATSVAILDRLPAAERPAWLPRLERRTYRYRLDAGVTGAAMPSDDPPMAADSIVKAIGSDYRLTFLDIPGPNAHFQAHLNLADGAPLTIDVTPSPVPLARWLPVVLLIQLAVLLLCTWLAVHLAIGPLTRLARAVDNLDPDKPGVQLDESGPREVRYAAVAFNALQARIAAHLKERMQLLAAISHDLQTPITRMKLRVEVMDEGVEKDKLWSDLGEMEHLVREGVAYARSMDTSTETPCRVNLDAFLDSLVFDYQDSGAKVQRHGSTGSLLETRPHALRRVLVNLVDNALKFAGAAELEVCREGGMTVIRVLDNGPGIPGDELDEVLKPFYRVEGSRNRSTGGTGLGLAIAHQLIQAMGGRLTLSNRDSGGLCAQIELA
- a CDS encoding response regulator produces the protein MEHVDHILIVDDDREIRELVGNYLKKNGLRTSIVADGRQMRAFLEANSVDLIVLDIMMPGDDGLLLCRELRAGKHRNTPVLMLTARNDETDRIIGLEMGADDYLTKPFSARELLARINAVLRRTRMLPPNLTISESGRLIGFGQWRLDTTARHLLDREGTLVALSGAEYRLLRVFLDHPQRVLSREQLLNLTQGREADIFDRSIDLLVSRLRQRLGDDAREPSCIKTVRSEGYVFSLPVQLLESPS
- a CDS encoding DUF2790 domain-containing protein — its product is MNMKTLASTSLFAALSFGGLAAQASTPPMEDASVMQYRYGDRLDIQKVLSVKDDQSDACGLVNSRMDYINSQGQRQSVQYRTYATSGCHDN
- a CDS encoding thioredoxin family protein, whose product is MTTERRMLLKVGGVAMALFGLGLAGHLAARDSYGAMPSLSGASQWLNSPALDATQLKGKVVLVDFWTWDCINCQRSLPHVNDWARRYADQGLVVVGVHTPEYDYEHDVSQLKSKVARLGIAYPVAVDNDHRVWNAWGNQFWPAHYFVDRQGQVRHVHFGEGDYDEQERVIKALLDEKG
- a CDS encoding shikimate dehydrogenase, translating into MTQPAILAGLIGRGIQLSRTPALHEHEGDAQDLRYLYRLIDADQLQLDDSALAQLLEAAQHTGFTGLNITYPFKQAILPLLDELSDEARGIGAVNTVVLKDGRRVGHNTDCLGFAEGLRRGLPDVARRQVVQMGAGGAGSAVAHALLGEGVERLVLFEVDAARAQALVDNLNGHFGADRAIVGTDLAAEIAEADGLVNTTPVGMAKLPGTPLPVELLHARLWVAEIIYFPLETELLRAARALGCRTLDGSNMAVFQAVKAFELFSGRQANAERMQAHFASLI
- the aroQ gene encoding type II 3-dehydroquinate dehydratase, yielding MKPLILVLNGPNLNMLGTREPAQYGRETLADLAQSCADTAQAHDLEIEFRQTNHEGDLIDWIHAARGRCAGIVINPGAWTHTSVAIRDALVASELPVIEVHLSNVHKREPFRHLSFVSSIAVGVICGLGSHGYRMALAHFAEMFQEQAA